The proteins below are encoded in one region of Enhydrobacter sp.:
- a CDS encoding SprT family zinc-dependent metalloprotease — MAVRSLLIRSATKPALPPPEELAIDHAGASLPVTFVRSGRARRVSLRVDSARRRILLTAPIRMPLNVALRFAETQAGWIAARLKRLPPRRPFVDGAEVPLFGLTHCIRHRPEARGTVWLEGREIHVAGRAEHLARRLRDWLTAEVRRRATPLAHAKAQRVERSVKRISVRDSRTRWGSCGPDGGLSFSWRLVFAPPEVLDYLVAHEVAHLVHKNHGPRFWAMAERLCEGPMAAPRAWLRANGEALLQYGA, encoded by the coding sequence ATGGCCGTTCGCTCGCTGCTCATCCGCTCGGCGACGAAACCCGCTCTTCCGCCGCCGGAAGAGCTGGCGATCGACCACGCCGGCGCCTCGCTGCCCGTTACCTTCGTGCGCAGCGGGCGCGCCCGCCGAGTGTCCTTGCGTGTGGATTCGGCGCGGCGCCGCATTCTCCTGACGGCGCCGATACGGATGCCCCTCAATGTCGCGTTGCGCTTTGCCGAGACGCAGGCCGGCTGGATCGCGGCGCGACTGAAGCGCCTGCCGCCGCGCCGACCGTTCGTCGACGGCGCCGAGGTGCCGTTGTTCGGCCTGACGCATTGCATCCGCCATCGGCCGGAAGCGCGCGGCACGGTCTGGCTCGAGGGACGGGAGATCCATGTCGCGGGTCGCGCCGAGCACCTTGCGCGCCGGCTGCGCGACTGGCTGACGGCGGAGGTCCGCCGTCGGGCGACGCCGCTCGCCCACGCCAAGGCCCAGCGCGTCGAGCGCTCGGTGAAGCGGATCAGCGTGCGCGACAGCCGAACGCGCTGGGGGAGCTGCGGGCCGGACGGCGGCCTTTCCTTCTCCTGGCGTCTGGTTTTCGCGCCGCCCGAGGTGCTGGACTATCTCGTCGCCCACGAGGTCGCCCATCTCGTGCACAAGAATCACGGCCCGCGTTTCTGGGCGATGGCCGAGCGGCTGTGCGAGGGGCCGATGGCAGCGCCGCGCGCCTGGCTCAGGGCCAACGGCGAGGCGCTGCTGCAGTACGGGGCGTGA
- the msrA gene encoding peptide-methionine (S)-S-oxide reductase MsrA: MWQILRKKAEMPDADHALPGRDKPAFAVPAEHFVNHNRIQPPFPAGLETAMFGMGCFWGAERKFWQTPGIYATAAGYAAGFTPNPTYEEVCSGYTGHNEVVKVWYDPKKISYDAMLKVFWENHDPTQGMRQGNDVGTQYRSGIYTFSAEQKRKAEASRELFQKELARNGMGRITTEILDAPPFYYAEDYHQQYLAKNPNGYCGLGGTGVSCPIGLGVAAK; this comes from the coding sequence ATGTGGCAGATCCTGCGGAAGAAAGCCGAGATGCCCGATGCCGATCATGCCCTGCCGGGCCGTGACAAGCCCGCCTTCGCAGTGCCTGCGGAGCACTTCGTGAATCACAACCGCATCCAGCCGCCGTTTCCGGCCGGACTCGAAACGGCGATGTTCGGCATGGGTTGCTTCTGGGGGGCCGAGCGCAAGTTCTGGCAGACGCCGGGCATCTATGCGACCGCCGCGGGATACGCCGCCGGCTTCACGCCCAATCCCACCTACGAGGAAGTCTGCTCGGGATATACCGGCCACAACGAGGTGGTGAAGGTGTGGTACGACCCGAAGAAGATCTCCTACGACGCGATGCTCAAGGTGTTCTGGGAGAACCACGATCCCACCCAGGGCATGCGCCAGGGCAACGATGTGGGCACGCAATACCGCTCCGGCATCTATACCTTCTCGGCCGAGCAGAAGCGGAAGGCGGAAGCGTCGCGCGAGCTCTTCCAGAAGGAGCTTGCCAGGAACGGCATGGGCCGGATCACGACCGAGATCCTCGACGCGCCGCCGTTCTACTACGCCGAGGACTATCACCAGCAGTATCTCGCCAAGAACCCCAACGGCTATTGCGGCCTCGGCGGTACTGGCGTGAGCTGCCCGATCGGGCTCGGCGTGGCGGCGAAGTAG
- a CDS encoding amidohydrolase family protein has product MGSHRSPAQVRASLKHPIIDGDGHWVEYNPVFAERMRKVAGDKAADGFLATQRRIPDALRLSIAERKQRGIAMEGYWTRQSTNTRDRATAMMPRLLYDRLDELGIDFGIVYPTAGLGVPRIQDDATRRAVTRGFNIVTAEYFGKLSDRLTPAAIIPMFTPDEAIEELEFATRELGAKVGMFGGAFARRMPIGEGLDPSLARFVVSYDWIGIDSEHDYDPVWQKCRELGVAPTFHAGGRGFALRASPSNFTFNHIGHFASAGHAIAKGLFLGGVTRRFPDLNFAFLEGGVGWGCQLFADLIEHWERRGAKGIAYMDPARLDRTLLKELVDKYGDADMAAELARRDGWPSHEEDEPTGGVPVLDDFAACQIERKQDWIDLYAKPYYFGCEADDRMNVTAFGRANPFGARINAIFSSDIGHFDVPDMLSPVPEAYELVEDELITLDDFRDFTFANAVRLWGTQNPRFFEGTRVAKEAAAVLNLAPARAAAE; this is encoded by the coding sequence ATGGGTTCTCATCGCAGTCCGGCGCAGGTTCGCGCCAGTCTCAAGCACCCCATCATCGATGGCGACGGCCATTGGGTCGAATACAACCCGGTCTTCGCCGAGCGCATGCGCAAGGTCGCGGGCGACAAGGCCGCCGACGGCTTCCTCGCCACCCAGCGGCGCATTCCCGATGCGCTGCGGCTTTCGATCGCCGAGCGCAAGCAGCGCGGCATCGCCATGGAAGGTTACTGGACGCGCCAGTCGACCAACACGCGCGATCGCGCCACGGCGATGATGCCGCGCCTGCTCTACGACCGGCTCGACGAGCTCGGCATCGACTTCGGCATCGTCTATCCCACCGCCGGTCTCGGCGTGCCGCGCATCCAGGACGATGCGACGCGGCGCGCCGTCACCCGCGGCTTCAACATCGTGACGGCGGAGTATTTCGGCAAGTTGTCCGACCGGCTGACGCCGGCGGCGATCATCCCGATGTTCACGCCCGACGAGGCGATCGAGGAGCTGGAGTTCGCGACCAGGGAACTCGGCGCCAAGGTCGGCATGTTCGGCGGCGCCTTCGCGCGGCGCATGCCGATCGGCGAGGGCCTCGATCCTTCGCTGGCGCGCTTCGTCGTATCCTACGACTGGATCGGCATCGACAGCGAGCACGACTACGACCCGGTCTGGCAGAAATGCCGCGAGCTCGGCGTGGCGCCGACGTTCCATGCCGGCGGCCGCGGCTTCGCGTTGCGCGCCTCGCCCAGCAATTTCACCTTCAACCATATCGGCCACTTCGCCTCCGCCGGCCACGCCATCGCCAAGGGGCTGTTCCTGGGCGGCGTGACGCGGCGCTTCCCCGATCTCAACTTCGCCTTTCTCGAAGGCGGCGTCGGCTGGGGCTGCCAGCTCTTCGCCGACCTGATCGAGCATTGGGAACGACGCGGCGCCAAGGGCATCGCCTATATGGATCCGGCCAGGCTCGACCGCACCCTGCTCAAGGAGCTGGTCGACAAGTACGGCGACGCAGACATGGCAGCCGAGCTGGCGCGCCGCGACGGCTGGCCGAGCCACGAGGAGGACGAGCCGACCGGCGGCGTGCCGGTGCTGGACGACTTCGCGGCCTGCCAGATCGAACGCAAGCAGGACTGGATCGACCTTTATGCCAAGCCCTACTACTTCGGCTGCGAAGCGGACGATCGCATGAACGTGACGGCGTTCGGCCGCGCCAATCCATTCGGCGCGCGCATCAATGCGATCTTCAGCTCCGATATCGGCCATTTCGACGTGCCGGACATGCTGAGCCCGGTGCCCGAAGCCTACGAACTGGTCGAGGACGAGCTGATCACGCTCGACGATTTCCGCGACTTCACCTTCGCCAACGCCGTACGGCTCTGGGGCACGCAAAATCCGCGTTTCTTCGAGGGCACCCGTGTGGCCAAGGAGGCGGCGGCCGTCCTGAACCTCGCGCCGGCGCGAGCGGCGGCGGAATAA
- a CDS encoding MAPEG family protein encodes MTVFFVCAGLLGLLAVGLTMHVGRLRGRKKIFLGDGGDPEMLSAIRAHANLVELTPLCLFIIWLLHGPYGNATIAVLAAILTMARFLHAGGMLGFYKFGRAAGATATTAILAVAAILLILAGLDIRLY; translated from the coding sequence ATGACGGTCTTTTTCGTGTGCGCTGGCCTGCTGGGGCTGCTGGCCGTCGGCCTGACGATGCATGTGGGCCGGCTGCGCGGCCGGAAGAAGATCTTCCTCGGCGATGGCGGCGATCCCGAGATGCTATCGGCGATCCGCGCCCATGCCAACCTGGTCGAGCTGACGCCGCTTTGCCTGTTCATCATCTGGCTGCTGCACGGCCCCTACGGCAACGCCACCATCGCCGTGCTCGCGGCGATCCTCACGATGGCCCGCTTCCTGCACGCGGGCGGCATGCTGGGCTTCTACAAGTTCGGCCGCGCGGCCGGCGCCACGGCCACCACGGCGATCCTGGCGGTCGCCGCGATCCTGCTGATCCTCGCGGGCCTCGACATCCGGCTCTACTGA
- a CDS encoding D-glycerate dehydrogenase codes for MPPSSKKKPLVIVTRKLPDAIETRLMELFDTRLNADDKPLGPAALVEAARTADVLVPTVTDRIDSRVLSQAGPRLKLIASFGTGVDHIDLDTARQRGITVTNTPGVLTDDTADMSMALVLATARRMGAGERLMREGRWAGWSPTSMLGSRLMGKRMGIVGMGRIGQALAHRARSFGLAIHYHNRKRVHPEIERELEATYWESLDQMLARMDIVSVNCPHTPATYHLLSARRLKLMKPSAIIVNTARGEVIDENAMVRMLRAGELAGAGLDVYEHEPQVNPKLLELDNVVLLPHMGSATLEGRIEMGEKVLINIKTFADGHKPPDRVLATMF; via the coding sequence ATGCCGCCCAGCTCCAAGAAAAAGCCGCTGGTGATCGTCACCCGCAAGCTGCCCGACGCCATCGAAACGCGGCTGATGGAGCTGTTCGACACCAGGCTCAATGCCGACGACAAGCCGCTCGGGCCGGCGGCGCTGGTGGAGGCCGCCAGGACCGCAGACGTGCTGGTCCCGACCGTGACCGACCGCATCGACAGCCGCGTCCTGTCCCAGGCCGGTCCGAGATTGAAGCTGATCGCGTCGTTCGGCACGGGCGTCGACCATATCGATCTCGACACTGCCCGCCAGCGCGGCATCACCGTCACCAATACGCCGGGCGTGCTGACCGACGATACCGCCGACATGTCGATGGCGCTGGTGCTGGCCACCGCGCGGCGCATGGGTGCGGGCGAGCGCCTGATGCGCGAGGGACGGTGGGCCGGCTGGAGCCCGACCTCGATGCTGGGCTCGCGCCTGATGGGCAAGCGCATGGGCATCGTCGGCATGGGCCGCATCGGCCAGGCGCTGGCGCACCGGGCGCGCAGCTTCGGCCTGGCCATCCACTATCACAACCGCAAGCGCGTCCATCCCGAGATCGAGCGCGAGCTCGAGGCGACCTACTGGGAGAGCCTCGACCAGATGCTGGCGCGCATGGACATCGTGTCGGTCAACTGTCCGCATACGCCGGCCACCTACCATCTGCTGTCGGCACGGCGGCTGAAGCTGATGAAGCCGTCGGCGATCATCGTCAACACCGCGCGCGGCGAGGTGATCGACGAGAACGCCATGGTGCGCATGCTGCGGGCCGGTGAGCTCGCCGGTGCGGGCCTCGACGTCTACGAGCACGAACCGCAGGTCAATCCCAAGCTCCTCGAGCTCGACAATGTCGTGCTGCTGCCGCACATGGGCTCCGCCACGCTCGAGGGCCGCATCGAGATGGGCGAGAAGGTGCTGATCAACATCAAGACCTTCGCCGACGGGCACAAGCCGCCCGACCGTGTGCTGGCGACCATGTTCTGA
- a CDS encoding SH3 domain-containing protein: protein MSSDIEISCIVTPMEANPFFLRAAAGIAIATLGICALRPLVGTWQEYGARADTGATPVHRGSGLPIPRFASLKSDEVNVRTGPGTRYPVDWVYKRKMMPVEIVAEFENWRKIRDWQGASGWVYQGLLTGKRSFIVPSRMVSLHRTPSRSAEVVAKLEPEVTGMIESCSGDWCRVKVSGASGWLERGDLWGVYKSEPIN, encoded by the coding sequence TTGTCGTCGGATATCGAGATTTCATGTATAGTGACGCCGATGGAAGCCAACCCGTTCTTCCTGCGTGCCGCCGCCGGCATCGCCATCGCCACCCTGGGAATCTGCGCCCTTCGGCCGCTTGTCGGTACGTGGCAGGAATACGGCGCCCGCGCCGATACGGGCGCGACGCCGGTTCATCGCGGTTCGGGTCTGCCCATCCCACGCTTCGCATCGCTCAAGTCGGACGAGGTCAATGTTCGCACCGGGCCGGGCACCCGCTACCCGGTGGACTGGGTGTACAAGCGCAAGATGATGCCGGTCGAGATCGTCGCCGAGTTCGAGAACTGGCGCAAAATCCGCGACTGGCAGGGCGCCAGCGGCTGGGTCTATCAGGGCCTGCTGACCGGCAAGCGCAGCTTCATCGTGCCGTCCCGGATGGTCAGCCTGCACCGGACGCCATCGCGCTCGGCGGAGGTGGTGGCCAAGCTCGAGCCGGAGGTCACCGGCATGATCGAGTCCTGCTCGGGCGACTGGTGCCGGGTCAAAGTATCCGGCGCGAGCGGCTGGCTCGAGCGCGGCGACCTCTGGGGTGTCTACAAGTCCGAGCCAATCAACTAG
- a CDS encoding YihY/virulence factor BrkB family protein, which yields MIDKLWKIAVDSFSGFFTNRLSTSAAAMAFYTMFALGPIMIFSIAIAEPFVGKMIAQQVIFDALSTVVAPEHLNSIQRFASEDLFRGRGIAALAGALVLVYTGSRVFVELDDSFDVIWRGNSPQHIHVVLATLKSRLLAVLLMVLLGVLVIAVVLLSVVISVYAGALQAFPILGKWIGPAISGLTHYGVLAVFFTLIYKWLPTGGVPWRFAMISGAVNTLLFFVGNRALVYYFEVTQLTSAFGATAGFAAIMVWMYWTSLTILVGAQIGRATRDAFDTEEPHAAREAVEGDI from the coding sequence ATGATCGACAAGCTCTGGAAGATCGCCGTCGATTCCTTCAGCGGCTTCTTCACCAACCGGCTCTCGACCTCGGCCGCGGCGATGGCCTTCTACACCATGTTCGCCCTCGGCCCGATCATGATCTTCTCGATCGCCATCGCCGAGCCCTTCGTCGGCAAGATGATCGCCCAGCAGGTGATCTTCGACGCGCTGAGCACGGTCGTGGCGCCCGAGCACCTGAACAGCATTCAGCGGTTCGCGTCGGAGGATCTGTTCCGCGGCCGCGGCATCGCCGCGCTCGCCGGCGCCCTGGTGCTGGTCTACACCGGCAGCCGGGTGTTCGTGGAGCTCGACGACAGCTTCGACGTCATCTGGCGCGGCAACAGCCCGCAGCACATCCACGTCGTGCTGGCAACGCTGAAATCGCGGCTGCTCGCCGTGCTGCTGATGGTGCTGCTGGGGGTGCTGGTGATCGCGGTCGTGCTGCTCAGCGTCGTGATCTCCGTCTATGCCGGCGCGCTGCAGGCTTTTCCGATTCTCGGCAAATGGATCGGTCCCGCGATCTCCGGCCTCACGCACTACGGCGTCCTCGCGGTCTTCTTCACGCTGATCTACAAATGGCTGCCGACCGGCGGCGTGCCCTGGCGCTTCGCCATGATCAGCGGCGCGGTGAACACGCTTCTGTTCTTCGTCGGCAATCGCGCGCTCGTCTACTACTTCGAAGTGACCCAGCTCACCTCGGCCTTCGGCGCGACAGCGGGCTTCGCCGCCATCATGGTGTGGATGTACTGGACGTCGCTCACCATCCTGGTCGGCGCCCAGATCGGCCGCGCCACGCGCGACGCCTTCGACACCGAGGAGCCCCACGCCGCGCGCGAGGCGGTCGAGGGCGACATCTAG